Part of the Arsenicicoccus sp. oral taxon 190 genome, CACCTCCGCGACGGTCGGAGCGCGTATGACGTGCTCGCCGCCACCTTCCCCGCCGGGACGCTGTCGGGCGCCCCGAAGCCTCGCGCGCTGTCGCTGATCGACGAGCTCGAGCCCAGCCGCCGCGGCCTCTACGGCGGTGTCGTGGGCTACCTCGACTTCCACGGCGACCTCGACATGGCCATCGCGATCCGGACCGCCCTGATCCGCGACGGCGTCGCCCACGTGCAGGCCGGCGGCGGGATCGTCGCCGACTCCGTGCCCGAGCTGGAGCTGCAGGAGTCGCGCAACAAGGCGGCCGCCGCGCTGCGGGCCGTCGCCGCCGCGAGCGGGCTGCGGGCGCCGTGAGCGGGCGACCCCGGGAGGCGGCGGGCGCCCCCGCCGCAGGCGGGCGGCATACGGCCCGGGTGGTGCTGCTGCCGGCGCTCCTCGGCGCCGGTGCCGTCCTCGGCCTCGTCACCCAGGCCTGGGCCACGGGCCGGTCGCCCGACGCGCTCGTCCCCGGCTCGGCCATGTCGGCCACCGGCTCGACCCTCGTCCCGCTCGCGGGTGCCCTCACCCTCGTGGCCGCCGCCGCCGCGATCGTCGCCGTGACCGGAGGGCGGGTGGTGAGGTTCGTGGCCGCAGCCGTCCTGCTGCTCGCGGGGCTCGGGTGCGCCGCGGCAGTGGGGTGGTTCCTCGCGGACCCGGCCACCCCGCTCGCCGACGACCTCGCCGCCCGGTCCGGGCGCAGCTCGCCGCCCACCGTCACCGCCACGGCGACCTGGGCCGCCTGGGCGGCGCTCGCCGCGAGCCTCGCGCCGGTCGCCGCGGGCGTCCTGGCACTGCGCCACGCCGGGGAGACGCGCGGGCTGTCCCCGAGGTACGACGCCCCCGTGAGCGACCCGACAGCGCGGGAGACACCACGCCGGGAGTCCCTGTGGGATCGTGTCAGCAACGAGCAGGCGGACGACGAGGAGCCCCCGCGCGGTGCCCGCTGACACCCTGACCTGACACAATGACCGCAAGCACGTCCGCCCGACCAGGAGCCACCATGGAAGACCGCCCCCAGTCCGCCCCCTCGGCCAACGAGCGCGCCACCCACGACGCCCACGGCCAGTCGATCGCCGCGTGGGCAACCGTGGGAGTCCTGCTGCTCGGGTCGCTCGTGCTCTCGGTGGCCGTCATCTTCGCCCACTGGGTGTGGATCGCCGTCGGCGCGCTGATCGTCCTCGCCGGCCCGGTCGTCGGGATCGCGCTGAGCCGCGCGGGCTACGGCGCCGGCGGCGCCAAGGACAGCTTCACCAACAGCCCCCACCGCTGAGCGCCGCGCCGACGCCAACGACGCCGAGCCGGACACGCGCCGAGGCCCGCCACCGACGACGGTGGCGGGCCTCCGCGCTGGGCCGGACTCCCGGTCACTTGCTGGACAGGCCGTCCATGATGCACTTCTGCATCTGCTCGGGGTTGTTCTGGTACTGGTTGGAGCAGCGCTCGAAGAGCGGCCCGTTGGCGCTCGCGAAGGCCAGCAGGGCGACCGACAGCAGCGCCCCGATGATGCCGAGCACCAGGCCGGAGATCGCCAGGCCGCGGCCGCCCACGAGCCCGCGCTTGGCCTGCCGCATCCCGAGGACGCCGAGGACGATCGCGACGATGCCCGCGATCAGGCCCGGCCAGCCGCCGCAGCAGACCAGCGGGATCGACAGGATGCCGAGGACCAGCGAGATGATCCCGAGGGTGTTGGTCTTGCGCGGCTGCGGCGCGTAGCCCTGACCGTAGGGCTCGGTGCCGTAGGGCGGCTGGCCGCCACCCTGCGCCGGGCCCGGGTACTGCTGCTGGCCGTAGGGCTGCTGGGCGTAGGGCTGGTCCTGCTGACCGCCGGGCTGCTGGGCATACGGCTGGTCCTGCTGGCCGCCGGGCTGCTGGCCGTACGGCTGGCCCTGCCCCTGCTGGCCGTAGGGCTGACCGGCGGGCTGGCCGCCGTAGCTGCTCGAGCCGGACCCCGAGGCCCCGGGCTGCTCGGGCTCGCCGGGATAGGGATTCTGCGGACGGTCGGTCATGCAAATGCTCCCCTCATGCGTTCGTCGTGGCCGCGCGGTCGCGGCTCACGCGCCACGCTAGCGGGGCCACCTCGCCTCCCGGGTGCTCGTCGCTGCGGGGGACCGGCGTGTCGTGCGCCTATCGTGGCTGCGTGACCACGTCGCCGCGCCTCGTGAGCCGGGCCTCGGCCGCCCTCCCGGCCTCGCTGCTGGGTGCCCAGGTCGTGGCGCTGGCGGCGCTGCGGCTGCGCGACCCGCACGTCCCGGGCAGCTGGGGAGGCTGCCCCTTCCTGGCGCTGACCGGCCTGCCGTGCCCCTTCTGCGGCGGGCTGCGCGCCCTCAACGACCTCACCCGGGCGGACC contains:
- a CDS encoding Trp biosynthesis-associated membrane protein, which produces MSGRPREAAGAPAAGGRHTARVVLLPALLGAGAVLGLVTQAWATGRSPDALVPGSAMSATGSTLVPLAGALTLVAAAAAIVAVTGGRVVRFVAAAVLLLAGLGCAAAVGWFLADPATPLADDLAARSGRSSPPTVTATATWAAWAALAASLAPVAAGVLALRHAGETRGLSPRYDAPVSDPTARETPRRESLWDRVSNEQADDEEPPRGAR
- a CDS encoding DUF6704 family protein, with translation MEDRPQSAPSANERATHDAHGQSIAAWATVGVLLLGSLVLSVAVIFAHWVWIAVGALIVLAGPVVGIALSRAGYGAGGAKDSFTNSPHR
- a CDS encoding DUF4190 domain-containing protein — encoded protein: MTDRPQNPYPGEPEQPGASGSGSSSYGGQPAGQPYGQQGQGQPYGQQPGGQQDQPYAQQPGGQQDQPYAQQPYGQQQYPGPAQGGGQPPYGTEPYGQGYAPQPRKTNTLGIISLVLGILSIPLVCCGGWPGLIAGIVAIVLGVLGMRQAKRGLVGGRGLAISGLVLGIIGALLSVALLAFASANGPLFERCSNQYQNNPEQMQKCIMDGLSSK